Proteins from one Gimesia maris genomic window:
- the mnmG gene encoding tRNA uridine-5-carboxymethylaminomethyl(34) synthesis enzyme MnmG has translation MSHSVSYDYDIVVVGAGHAGCEAALASARLGAKTALLTMNCDTVGQMSCNPAIGGVAKGQIVREIDALGGEMGRVIDETGIQFRMLNLSKGPAMHSPRAQADKKAYQFCMKWKVEQQDNLALRQEIVKSLIVENDQICGVEVHGDATYRARAVILTTGTFLQAIMHTGEAKTKGGRAGEGTTGTLSDSLAQLGFELQRFKTGTPARLNGRTIDFSVLEEQPGDERPQPFSYMTEKLTQEQMPCYLTETNEHVHRVINENLHRAPMYSGQINSTGPRYCPSIEDKVVRFSERNSHQIFLEPEGRYTNEYYCNGISTSLPRDVQDEMIHSIRGLEKTEIMRYGYAVEYDFATPTQLKPTLETKRVAGLYFAGQLNGTTGYEEAAGQGLLAGLNAALKIAGKEDLILDRNEAYLGVLIDDLVTKGVDEPYRMFTSRAEFRLLLRQDNADRRMTPIGQRIGSVSQERWEQFQAYEAEISQIMEFIRGNRYQGQTLEEWLRRQDTGWEDICGFAPELKAFPLSERAIEQTLIEVQYAGYIKRQTAEIEKQKNVETLHIPDHIDYQLVPNLRNEAKEKLSRVKPRNIGQAGRISGVTPADLTVLVLYLNSSSRLAT, from the coding sequence ATGAGTCATTCCGTTTCGTATGATTATGATATCGTTGTCGTTGGTGCAGGGCACGCCGGCTGTGAAGCTGCTCTGGCTTCTGCAAGGCTGGGGGCCAAAACAGCGCTTTTAACGATGAACTGCGATACGGTCGGACAGATGAGCTGTAACCCTGCGATTGGTGGAGTGGCGAAAGGCCAGATCGTTCGTGAAATCGATGCCCTGGGTGGTGAAATGGGGCGCGTGATCGACGAGACCGGAATTCAGTTCCGGATGCTCAATCTCTCCAAAGGTCCCGCCATGCACAGCCCCCGGGCACAGGCGGACAAAAAAGCGTATCAGTTCTGCATGAAGTGGAAGGTAGAGCAACAGGACAACCTGGCTTTGCGGCAGGAAATCGTGAAAAGTCTGATCGTCGAAAATGATCAGATTTGCGGAGTGGAAGTGCACGGCGATGCGACCTATCGGGCGCGCGCCGTGATTCTGACAACGGGCACATTCCTGCAGGCAATCATGCATACGGGAGAAGCAAAGACCAAAGGGGGACGCGCTGGGGAAGGAACGACGGGAACCCTGTCCGACAGCCTGGCACAACTGGGCTTTGAACTACAGCGATTTAAAACGGGAACACCCGCACGTCTGAATGGACGCACAATTGATTTTTCTGTGCTGGAAGAACAGCCCGGAGATGAACGTCCCCAGCCATTTTCCTATATGACTGAGAAGCTGACTCAAGAGCAGATGCCCTGCTATCTGACCGAAACCAACGAGCACGTCCATCGAGTGATCAATGAGAATCTGCATCGGGCGCCCATGTATTCCGGACAGATCAACTCAACCGGGCCGCGCTATTGTCCTTCCATCGAAGATAAAGTGGTACGGTTCTCTGAACGTAATTCCCATCAGATTTTCCTGGAACCGGAAGGGCGTTATACGAACGAGTATTACTGCAACGGGATTTCAACCAGTCTGCCACGTGATGTGCAGGATGAGATGATCCATTCCATCCGGGGTCTGGAAAAAACGGAAATCATGCGTTACGGCTACGCGGTGGAATATGATTTTGCGACTCCGACACAGTTAAAACCCACGCTGGAAACCAAGCGGGTTGCCGGGCTCTATTTCGCCGGACAGTTGAACGGGACCACCGGTTATGAGGAAGCAGCCGGGCAGGGATTGCTGGCAGGATTGAATGCCGCATTAAAGATTGCTGGGAAAGAGGATCTCATTCTCGATCGTAACGAAGCCTATCTGGGAGTACTGATCGATGATCTGGTGACGAAAGGCGTTGATGAACCCTACAGGATGTTTACCTCACGAGCCGAGTTTCGTTTACTGCTCAGGCAGGATAATGCGGATCGGCGGATGACGCCCATTGGTCAGCGTATCGGTTCGGTCAGCCAGGAACGCTGGGAACAGTTTCAGGCATACGAAGCAGAAATCAGTCAAATTATGGAGTTCATTCGCGGTAACCGATATCAGGGCCAGACTCTGGAAGAATGGTTACGGCGGCAGGATACCGGCTGGGAAGATATCTGCGGATTTGCACCGGAATTAAAAGCGTTCCCACTCTCTGAACGGGCCATCGAGCAGACGTTGATCGAAGTTCAGTATGCAGGCTACATCAAACGCCAGACTGCTGAAATTGAGAAGCAGAAGAATGTGGAAACTCTGCACATTCCAGATCATATCGACTACCAGCTGGTTCCGAATCTGCGAAATGAAGCCAAGGAAAAACTGAGCCGCGTCAAGCCACGAAACATCGGGCAGGCAGGGAGAATCAGTGGGGTAACGCCGGCTGACCTGACAGTTTTAGTACTTTATTTAAACAGTTCCAG